A stretch of the Gemmatirosa kalamazoonensis genome encodes the following:
- a CDS encoding CHASE2 domain-containing protein, translated as MRDWSDSSVVVAAACAVVACALVGALRETRALEPAGLWAYDALLRRIPPDTTPVPHVAVARITERDLRRAGWPLADSTVEMVARRLASLGARVVAFDVYRERVPPAIAAAGSAIGGTAVVFASKLASARDGGFPCPIGSSEDACGFADAVAARGSPTLRRALYHVQLAGDSAPRASLAYTAVVRYVAPDVLDTSAEPRLGRWRFAPMQGREGDYVRDPIVGHEELLDLHRGAPRVLTFDLDALSRGRVPRAWVAGRMLFVGYDAASIRDEVYLPTTDPDRQPPGEPGAFYHALAASQAADLTLGGGSVLRVRTLPDWGEWIALAAGCALGATLGALLGPLLGMRRTGAWLLLAACASLAPLAVLGAWGALRAGWWLPLVQPLLGWATAAAATTAMLAVAERRAHAAVMQLFSRHVSADVARDIWRRRHEFLDGARPRPRRIPVTVLLADLKGYTSAAEHAPAEQVIAWVSRFTDAMAREIDRHGGIVDDYAGDGIKADFGVPFARATHDEVRDDARRAVGCAVAMAGALERLNSEWLAAGLPVAAMRIGVASGEAAVGSIGSADRLKYTVVGDVVNVASRLESLDVVHDFAALPCRILLDAATHALVRDTVPCEPLGAQPVRGRAQPVEVYRVRAGATVARLPAVPNATVAARTLVVLACLTVSAAAAGAQPRTRAAAESTPPHARADSTTRSAARRATTRATPPATRRIAYMKVGLPPRLIGAGARGCAPRRLPTVVLLAPHDHVAQSATASPVLFWRYAAAPEVAPSDVILVLAGAGRADTARLPVPDGPVVRRVRLADLGYALRPGVTYTLQVRARVGGRTLAGDSVALRIARDVRPRLSGEAAVAAARRLAGGGVWYDAYALLADSASVAPNDDAIAALRDTLERDAERASHHAARPCSEDDAAVDRPRYRAPTSWNAAQ; from the coding sequence GTGCGCGACTGGTCCGACTCGAGCGTCGTCGTCGCGGCGGCATGCGCGGTCGTCGCGTGCGCGCTCGTCGGCGCACTGCGCGAGACGCGCGCGCTGGAGCCGGCCGGGCTGTGGGCGTACGACGCGCTACTGCGGCGCATCCCACCGGACACGACACCGGTGCCGCACGTCGCAGTCGCGCGCATCACGGAGCGCGATCTGCGGCGCGCCGGCTGGCCGCTCGCCGATAGCACGGTGGAGATGGTGGCCCGCCGGCTCGCGTCGTTAGGCGCGCGCGTGGTGGCGTTCGACGTGTATCGAGAGCGCGTGCCGCCGGCGATCGCCGCGGCAGGCAGCGCGATCGGCGGCACGGCGGTCGTGTTCGCGTCCAAGCTCGCGTCGGCCCGAGACGGCGGGTTCCCCTGCCCCATCGGGTCGAGCGAGGACGCGTGCGGCTTCGCCGACGCGGTGGCGGCGCGCGGCTCGCCGACGCTGCGACGCGCGCTGTATCATGTGCAGCTCGCGGGAGATTCCGCACCGCGCGCGTCGCTCGCGTACACGGCCGTCGTGCGCTACGTGGCGCCTGACGTGCTCGACACGTCCGCCGAGCCGCGACTCGGACGTTGGCGCTTCGCACCGATGCAAGGCCGCGAGGGCGACTACGTGCGCGATCCGATCGTCGGACACGAGGAGCTGCTCGACCTGCATCGCGGTGCCCCGCGCGTACTCACGTTCGACCTCGACGCGCTGTCCCGCGGCCGCGTGCCGCGCGCCTGGGTGGCCGGCCGCATGCTCTTCGTCGGCTACGACGCCGCGTCCATCCGCGACGAGGTGTACCTGCCGACTACGGATCCCGATCGGCAGCCGCCGGGCGAGCCGGGCGCGTTCTACCACGCACTCGCCGCGAGCCAGGCCGCCGACCTCACGCTCGGCGGCGGCTCGGTGCTTCGGGTGCGCACGCTGCCCGACTGGGGCGAGTGGATCGCGCTCGCCGCCGGCTGTGCGTTGGGAGCGACGTTAGGCGCGCTGCTCGGTCCTCTCCTCGGCATGCGGCGAACGGGCGCGTGGCTGCTGCTGGCCGCGTGCGCGTCGCTCGCGCCGCTCGCCGTGCTCGGTGCGTGGGGCGCGCTCCGCGCCGGCTGGTGGCTGCCGCTCGTGCAGCCGCTGCTCGGCTGGGCGACCGCGGCCGCGGCGACGACGGCGATGCTCGCCGTGGCGGAGCGGCGCGCGCACGCCGCGGTGATGCAGCTCTTCTCGCGGCACGTGTCGGCCGACGTGGCGCGCGACATCTGGCGACGGCGGCACGAATTCCTCGACGGCGCGCGACCGCGGCCGCGGCGCATCCCGGTGACGGTGCTTCTCGCCGACCTGAAAGGCTACACGAGCGCCGCGGAGCATGCGCCGGCCGAGCAGGTGATCGCGTGGGTGAGCCGCTTCACCGACGCGATGGCACGCGAGATCGATCGACACGGCGGGATCGTGGACGACTACGCGGGCGACGGCATCAAGGCCGATTTCGGCGTGCCGTTCGCGCGCGCGACCCACGACGAGGTGCGCGACGACGCGCGCCGCGCGGTCGGCTGCGCGGTCGCGATGGCCGGCGCGCTGGAGCGGCTGAACTCCGAGTGGCTCGCGGCCGGGCTCCCCGTCGCCGCGATGCGCATCGGGGTCGCGAGTGGAGAGGCGGCGGTCGGCAGCATCGGCAGCGCCGACCGCCTGAAGTACACCGTCGTCGGCGACGTCGTGAACGTGGCGTCGCGGCTCGAATCGCTCGACGTCGTGCACGACTTCGCGGCGCTGCCGTGCCGGATCCTCCTCGACGCGGCGACGCACGCGCTCGTGCGCGACACGGTGCCGTGCGAGCCGCTCGGCGCGCAGCCCGTCCGCGGACGCGCGCAGCCGGTCGAGGTGTATCGCGTGCGCGCGGGCGCGACCGTCGCCCGTCTGCCGGCGGTGCCGAACGCGACAGTCGCGGCGCGCACGCTCGTCGTGCTCGCGTGCCTGACGGTTTCCGCAGCGGCCGCCGGTGCGCAGCCGCGCACGCGCGCGGCGGCCGAGTCCACGCCGCCTCACGCGCGCGCCGACTCCACGACCCGGAGCGCGGCGCGCCGGGCGACAACGCGCGCGACGCCGCCGGCGACGCGACGGATCGCGTACATGAAGGTCGGGCTGCCGCCGCGGCTGATCGGTGCCGGCGCGCGCGGCTGCGCGCCGCGTCGACTGCCGACGGTCGTCCTCCTCGCGCCGCACGACCACGTGGCGCAATCGGCCACGGCGAGCCCCGTCCTGTTCTGGCGCTACGCGGCGGCGCCCGAGGTCGCGCCGAGCGACGTGATCCTCGTGCTCGCGGGTGCCGGGCGCGCGGACACGGCGCGGTTGCCGGTGCCTGACGGGCCCGTCGTGCGGCGCGTGCGTCTGGCCGATCTGGGCTACGCGCTGCGGCCCGGCGTCACGTACACGCTGCAGGTGCGCGCCCGCGTCGGCGGACGCACGCTGGCCGGCGACAGCGTCGCGCTGCGCATCGCGCGCGACGTGCGGCCGCGGCTCTCGGGGGAGGCCGCCGTCGCCGCCGCGCGCCGGTTGGCAGGCGGCGGCGTGTGGTACGACGCCTACGCGCTGCTCGCCGACAGCGCGAGCGTCGCGCCTAACGACGACGCCATCGCGGCGCTGCGCGACACGCTCGAGCGCGACGCCGAGCGCGCGTCGCATCACGCCGCGCGGCCGTGCTCGGAAGACGACGCGGCGGTTGATCGGCCGCGCTACCGCGCGCCGACGAGCTGGAACGCGGCCCAGTAG
- a CDS encoding CHAT domain-containing tetratricopeptide repeat protein, with the protein MRAAVGAFALLAALVVPSASPCRAQTPADSLMSLVGRGERQLGAGQRDSALATFRAVLTHSRAVGERRSEGAALYGIGRVFLTIGQVDSARGYYQSVLPLTRALGLRNAEAGALQDLAVVYTRLGQPDSALAYDRLALALYRAAGDRGGEASMLTNIGVVFGRIGRPDSALAYYREALALHRAVGNHKNEAETLTTIGGEYFKTGRPDSALVFLRPALALRRAAGDGQGEAETLRVIGAVLEGIGRPDSALACLRAALLLHRAVGDRAGEATALASIGGVFSRTGQPDSALFYYRAALPRVRAVGDRTGEAVTLSHLGWIFTGIGTLDSALTYFRAALPLLRAVGDRRGEALALSRMGVAYHRTGHVDSALTYYRVALPLHRAVGDGGGEAETLGDIGRGFAERGQADSALAYFRAALSLARAVGDPSQQAGTLSAISRIYGSIRRYDAALHVLDSAMALYATIRMHAGGDAGAVAFAEDHHDAADMWVGAWLSRAASRDTSATVAVTAALAAAERGRAQGLRDLLARSGSAAGPTADSTGWAHDTVPDADLATEGTSELDALRRAGSAALYYFISPAALTTWLLSPTGELRVGGRRRLNGDSLAALVTTLRAALGADAARTRMARGGDVEQERVARRSPDDTAGSRGVEDEASPEAQARLRAVMAALAATLLPPGLARTVPAGTDLVIVPHGVLGLVPFGALPIVGDTLPLGARYALRYAPSLRALAAAEAHAVAGAAGRALVVGDPAMPTVTAADGRRVKLRDLPAARAEGDAVARRFGVAVLTDRGATETAVRQALPNAHLVHLATHGLAYGSEARVRDSYVALAPDGKNDGLLTIGELLDAVPPLSADLVVLSACQTGLGDLKRAEGTVGFQRALLAKGARSVLVSLWSVDDRATALLMRQFYAHWLGADGQPARSKAEALRLAQTDVRLTPGFASPRYWAAFQLVGAR; encoded by the coding sequence ATGCGTGCGGCGGTCGGCGCATTCGCGCTGCTCGCGGCGCTCGTCGTTCCGTCCGCGTCGCCGTGCCGCGCCCAGACGCCAGCCGACAGTCTGATGTCGCTCGTGGGTCGTGGCGAACGCCAGCTCGGGGCGGGCCAGCGCGATTCTGCGCTGGCGACGTTCCGGGCGGTGCTCACGCACAGTCGCGCCGTCGGCGAACGCCGGAGCGAGGGCGCGGCGCTGTACGGCATCGGCAGAGTGTTTCTCACCATCGGCCAGGTCGATTCGGCGCGCGGATACTACCAGTCGGTGCTGCCGCTCACGCGCGCGCTGGGGCTCCGCAACGCTGAGGCGGGAGCGCTCCAAGATCTCGCCGTGGTCTACACCCGGCTCGGCCAACCCGACTCGGCGCTGGCCTACGACCGGTTGGCGCTCGCGCTCTACCGCGCGGCGGGCGACCGCGGTGGCGAGGCGTCGATGCTCACCAACATCGGCGTCGTCTTTGGGCGCATCGGCCGTCCGGATTCCGCACTCGCATACTATCGCGAGGCACTCGCGCTCCACCGCGCGGTCGGCAACCACAAGAACGAAGCGGAGACGCTCACCACGATCGGTGGGGAGTACTTCAAGACGGGGCGGCCCGATTCAGCGCTCGTGTTCCTGCGGCCGGCACTGGCGCTCCGTCGCGCCGCGGGCGACGGCCAAGGCGAGGCGGAGACGCTCAGGGTAATCGGCGCGGTCCTCGAGGGCATCGGCCGGCCCGATTCAGCCCTCGCGTGCCTCCGCGCGGCGCTGCTCCTGCACCGCGCCGTCGGCGACCGCGCGGGCGAGGCGACCGCGCTCGCGAGCATCGGCGGCGTCTTCAGCCGCACGGGACAGCCCGACTCGGCGCTCTTCTATTACCGCGCGGCGCTCCCCCGCGTCCGCGCCGTGGGTGATCGAACCGGCGAGGCGGTGACGCTCAGCCACCTCGGCTGGATCTTCACCGGCATCGGAACGCTCGACTCGGCGCTCACGTACTTCCGGGCGGCACTGCCGCTCCTGCGCGCCGTCGGCGACCGCCGCGGCGAGGCGCTGGCGCTGAGCAGAATGGGTGTCGCGTACCACCGCACGGGCCACGTCGACTCGGCGCTGACGTACTACCGCGTGGCACTCCCGCTCCATCGCGCCGTCGGCGACGGCGGGGGCGAGGCCGAGACACTCGGCGACATCGGCCGCGGCTTCGCCGAGCGCGGCCAAGCCGACTCGGCGCTCGCGTACTTCCGGGCGGCGCTCTCGCTCGCTCGCGCGGTGGGCGACCCCAGTCAACAGGCGGGGACGTTGAGCGCCATCAGTCGGATCTACGGAAGCATACGCCGGTACGATGCGGCGCTGCACGTGCTGGACAGCGCGATGGCGCTGTACGCCACGATCCGGATGCACGCCGGCGGCGACGCCGGTGCGGTGGCCTTTGCGGAAGACCACCACGACGCGGCCGACATGTGGGTCGGGGCCTGGCTCTCGAGAGCGGCGTCGCGCGACACGTCCGCGACCGTGGCAGTCACCGCCGCTCTCGCCGCCGCCGAGCGCGGGAGAGCGCAGGGGCTGCGCGATCTGCTCGCCCGGTCCGGGAGCGCGGCCGGGCCGACGGCCGACTCCACGGGCTGGGCGCACGACACCGTGCCCGATGCGGACCTCGCGACGGAAGGCACGTCGGAGCTGGACGCGCTGCGGCGCGCCGGCTCCGCGGCGCTCTACTACTTCATCAGCCCCGCTGCGCTGACGACGTGGCTCCTGAGCCCGACCGGCGAACTTCGCGTCGGCGGTCGCAGGCGCCTGAACGGCGACAGCCTCGCCGCGCTCGTCACGACATTGCGCGCGGCACTCGGCGCGGACGCTGCGCGGACGCGCATGGCGCGCGGTGGGGACGTCGAGCAGGAGCGCGTCGCTCGGCGCTCGCCTGACGACACCGCGGGGTCGCGTGGCGTCGAGGACGAGGCGAGTCCGGAGGCGCAGGCGCGGCTCCGCGCCGTGATGGCAGCGTTAGCCGCGACGCTGCTCCCGCCGGGACTCGCGCGGACGGTGCCGGCGGGCACCGACCTCGTCATCGTGCCTCACGGCGTGCTCGGTCTCGTGCCGTTCGGCGCGCTCCCCATCGTCGGCGACACGCTGCCGTTAGGCGCTCGCTACGCGCTGCGCTACGCGCCGTCGCTGCGTGCGCTCGCCGCCGCCGAGGCACACGCCGTCGCCGGAGCGGCCGGCCGCGCGCTCGTGGTCGGCGACCCGGCGATGCCGACCGTCACGGCCGCCGACGGGCGGCGCGTGAAGCTGCGCGACCTGCCTGCCGCCCGCGCGGAGGGGGACGCCGTGGCGCGACGCTTCGGCGTCGCCGTGCTGACGGACCGCGGCGCCACGGAGACGGCCGTCAGGCAGGCGCTGCCGAACGCGCACCTCGTCCATCTGGCCACGCACGGGCTCGCGTACGGCAGCGAGGCGCGCGTGCGCGATTCGTACGTCGCGCTCGCGCCCGACGGCAAGAACGACGGTCTCCTCACGATCGGCGAGCTGCTCGACGCGGTGCCGCCGCTCTCGGCGGACCTCGTGGTGCTGAGCGCGTGTCAGACCGGGCTCGGGGATCTGAAACGGGCCGAAGGGACGGTCGGCTTCCAGCGCGCGCTGCTCGCGAAGGGGGCCCGCAGCGTGCTGGTGAGCCTGTGGAGCGTCGACGACCGGGCGACGGCGCTGCTCATGCGGCAGTTCTACGCCCACTGGCTGGGCGCCGACGGGCAGCCGGCGCGCAGCAAGGCGGAGGCGCTGCGCCTCGCGCAGACCGACGTGCGCCTAACGCCCGGCTTTGCGTCGCCGCGCTACTGGGCCGCGTTCCAGCTCGTCGGCGCGCGGTAG
- a CDS encoding CHAT domain-containing tetratricopeptide repeat protein: protein MSSPSHAQTTADSATDLLDRGLRQTQSRQFDSAAVSLRAALRLKHAIADHGGEARVLNGIGLLHFSTHQPDSALIYFRAALLLARDGGDRRLEATTLTTIGLLYQTTGRPDSAFGYFREALPLSRASGDGRLEAMALVGVGGFYLRTSRPDSALGYLRAALPLVRALRDSGGELAMLNSIGMAHDSAGRRDSAVAYYRATLPLRRAMGDRAGEVATVSTIGTIYYRIGPADSALAYYRAALAYYRTAGNRRAEATTLGSIGLVYHGASAIDSALAYFRSALLIQRAVADRGGEATTLYDIGSIYLGTGQRDSALSYFRSVLPLAHAVNNRALEGEALNSVGSAYWGMRQLDSALSYHREALRLSREVRDRGTEASALGNIGTVYHRIGQFDSALTYYQMALPLQRDVGDRDGEASALANIGVLYWRTGRPDAALGDFRDALALRRAMGDPQGEAAALSWIGKLLDHAGQSDAARALLDSASARFATVRMRTGSDASAVAYAEDQRGAVDLWVRSWLTHARAASDGAVAAALAAAERGRAQGLRDLLARASTSAGPAVPNSADILWERDTVPGADLAAEAAKELAPLRHTRTAALYYFLGHDSYSSQDTLTTWLLDAAGKLRLAGLAVVKPDSLAALVTTLRTALGADAARTRMARGGQLEQERAASGTGAPDDAARSRGVEDESTPEGQARSRAATAALGALLLPDALTRAVPAGTDLVIVPHGVLALVPFAALPIAGDTLPLGARYALRYAPSLRVLDAAESRGVSRARSALVVGDPAMPRVVSADGRRVPLRDLPAARREGEVVAGRFGVAMLTGGAATETAVRQALPTAPVVHLATHGLAYGSEARVRDSYVALAPDSANDGLLTIGELLDDVPSLAADLVVLSACQTGLGDLKQAEGTVGFQRALLAKGARSVLVSLWSVDDRATALLMDRFYAHWLGSDGMPAMSKAEALRLAQSDVRLTPGFASPRYWAAFQLVGAR from the coding sequence GTGTCGTCGCCGTCTCACGCGCAGACGACCGCGGACAGCGCGACGGACTTGCTCGATCGCGGGCTGCGCCAGACCCAGTCACGCCAGTTCGATTCGGCGGCGGTCTCGCTGCGGGCGGCGCTCCGGCTCAAGCATGCGATCGCTGATCACGGCGGCGAGGCGAGAGTTCTCAATGGCATCGGCCTGTTGCACTTCAGCACTCACCAGCCCGACTCCGCACTCATCTACTTCCGGGCGGCGCTCCTGCTCGCGCGCGATGGCGGCGACCGCCGGCTGGAAGCGACGACGCTCACGACCATCGGTCTACTGTACCAGACGACGGGCCGTCCGGACTCGGCGTTCGGCTACTTCCGGGAAGCACTTCCGCTCAGCCGCGCTTCGGGCGACGGCCGGCTCGAGGCGATGGCGCTCGTCGGCGTCGGCGGGTTCTACCTTCGCACGAGCCGCCCCGACTCGGCACTCGGCTACTTGCGGGCGGCGCTCCCGCTCGTCCGCGCGCTGCGCGACAGTGGGGGCGAATTGGCGATGCTCAACAGCATCGGCATGGCCCACGATTCCGCCGGCCGCCGCGATTCCGCGGTCGCCTACTACCGCGCGACGCTGCCCCTCCGACGCGCGATGGGCGACCGTGCCGGCGAGGTGGCGACGGTATCGACCATCGGCACGATCTACTATCGCATCGGCCCGGCCGACTCGGCGCTCGCTTACTACCGAGCTGCGCTCGCCTACTACCGGACCGCAGGCAATCGCCGAGCCGAGGCGACGACGCTCGGCAGCATCGGCTTGGTGTATCACGGCGCCAGTGCGATCGATTCGGCGCTCGCCTACTTCCGCTCGGCGCTGCTGATCCAGCGTGCCGTCGCGGATCGGGGAGGCGAGGCGACGACGCTCTACGACATCGGCTCGATCTATCTCGGCACCGGCCAGCGTGATTCGGCGCTCAGCTACTTCCGGTCGGTGCTGCCGCTCGCCCACGCGGTGAACAACCGTGCGCTCGAGGGGGAGGCACTCAACAGCGTCGGATCGGCCTACTGGGGCATGCGTCAGCTCGATTCGGCGCTCAGCTACCACCGGGAGGCGCTGCGACTCAGCCGTGAAGTCAGAGACCGAGGCACCGAGGCGTCGGCGCTCGGCAACATCGGCACCGTCTATCATCGCATCGGCCAATTCGACTCGGCGCTGACGTATTACCAGATGGCGCTTCCACTGCAGCGCGACGTGGGCGACCGTGACGGCGAGGCGAGCGCGCTCGCGAACATCGGTGTGCTGTACTGGCGCACCGGTCGGCCCGATGCCGCGCTCGGCGACTTCCGGGACGCGCTCGCACTCCGGCGTGCCATGGGCGACCCGCAGGGCGAGGCGGCGGCGCTTTCGTGGATCGGCAAGCTGCTCGATCACGCCGGCCAGTCCGACGCGGCGCGCGCCCTTCTGGACAGCGCGAGCGCGCGCTTCGCGACCGTGCGGATGCGTACCGGGAGCGACGCGAGCGCCGTGGCGTATGCCGAAGACCAGCGGGGTGCCGTCGATCTCTGGGTACGGAGCTGGCTCACGCACGCGCGGGCGGCATCCGATGGAGCCGTGGCAGCCGCCCTCGCCGCCGCCGAACGCGGGCGCGCGCAGGGGCTGCGGGATCTGCTCGCCCGCGCGTCGACGTCGGCCGGACCGGCGGTGCCGAATTCTGCCGACATCCTGTGGGAGCGGGACACCGTGCCCGGCGCGGACCTCGCCGCCGAGGCGGCGAAGGAGCTGGCCCCGTTACGCCACACGAGGACGGCCGCGCTCTACTACTTCCTCGGTCACGACAGCTACAGCAGTCAGGACACGCTGACGACCTGGCTGCTCGACGCGGCGGGAAAGCTGCGCCTCGCCGGCCTGGCCGTCGTGAAGCCGGACAGTCTCGCGGCGCTCGTCACGACGCTGCGCACTGCGTTGGGCGCCGACGCCGCGCGCACGCGCATGGCGCGGGGTGGGCAGCTCGAGCAGGAGCGGGCCGCCTCAGGCACCGGAGCGCCCGACGACGCGGCCCGTTCGCGCGGTGTCGAGGACGAGTCGACCCCTGAAGGGCAGGCGCGATCCCGCGCCGCGACCGCGGCGTTAGGCGCGCTGCTGCTCCCCGACGCGCTCACACGCGCCGTGCCCGCCGGCACGGACCTCGTCATCGTGCCGCACGGGGTGCTCGCCCTCGTGCCGTTCGCCGCCCTCCCCATCGCCGGCGACACCCTGCCGTTAGGCGCCCGCTACGCGCTCCGCTACGCACCATCGCTCCGCGTACTCGATGCGGCGGAGTCGCGCGGCGTGTCGCGCGCTCGAAGCGCGCTCGTCGTGGGCGACCCGGCGATGCCGCGCGTGGTGAGCGCGGACGGTCGACGTGTCCCGCTACGGGACCTCCCTGCGGCGCGCCGCGAGGGCGAGGTGGTCGCCGGCCGCTTCGGCGTCGCGATGCTCACCGGCGGCGCGGCCACCGAGACGGCGGTCCGGCAGGCGCTGCCGACCGCTCCTGTCGTGCACCTGGCGACGCACGGCCTGGCGTACGGCAGCGAAGCGCGCGTGCGGGACTCGTACGTCGCGCTGGCGCCCGACAGCGCGAACGACGGGCTGCTCACGATCGGTGAGCTGTTGGACGACGTGCCGTCGCTCGCTGCCGATCTCGTCGTGCTGAGCGCGTGCCAGACCGGACTTGGGGATCTCAAGCAGGCGGAGGGGACGGTCGGCTTCCAGCGTGCGCTGCTCGCGAAAGGCGCGCGCAGCGTGCTGGTGAGCCTCTGGAGCGTCGACGATCGGGCGACGGCGCTGCTCATGGATCGCTTCTACGCCCACTGGTTGGGCAGCGACGGCATGCCGGCGATGAGCAAGGCGGAGGCGCTGCGGCTCGCGCAGAGCGACGTGCGGCTGACGCCCGGCTTCGCGTCGCCGCGCTACTGGGCCGCCTTCCAGCTCGTGGGGGCCCGCTGA
- a CDS encoding GAF domain-containing protein codes for MSTLPDVDAGFCRRPPLAARLRRLLAGAARALGAAESTLWTYDGDDALAAALNHGPDESVVEAQSVPVTASVVGFVATQGSGMVVGPDDWQNPTVMRATGRPVTAMVAVPVTLGGEVVGVLSAINPAERARFGVEDLAEAAWYAFLIEAVLTHAKAAVPE; via the coding sequence ATGAGCACGCTCCCTGACGTCGACGCCGGGTTCTGCCGACGGCCGCCGCTCGCCGCTCGCTTGCGTCGCCTGCTCGCCGGTGCGGCACGTGCTCTCGGCGCCGCCGAGTCGACGCTGTGGACGTACGACGGCGACGACGCGCTCGCCGCGGCGCTGAATCACGGGCCTGACGAATCGGTGGTGGAGGCGCAGTCGGTGCCGGTGACCGCGAGCGTCGTCGGATTCGTCGCCACGCAGGGCTCGGGGATGGTCGTCGGTCCGGACGACTGGCAGAACCCGACGGTGATGCGCGCGACGGGCAGACCGGTCACGGCGATGGTCGCCGTGCCGGTGACGTTAGGCGGCGAGGTGGTCGGCGTGCTGTCGGCGATCAACCCCGCGGAGCGCGCGCGGTTCGGAGTCGAGGATCTCGCGGAAGCGGCGTGGTATGCGTTCCTGATCGAGGCGGTTCTGACGCACGCCAAGGCCGCCGTGCCCGAATGA
- a CDS encoding S8 family serine peptidase, protein MSTLAHESAEPLAGLTGRGVRVLIVDSGVDDAHPALAGAAVAHFAVDESEDGRKRVVPDAPNDLVGHGTAVASIVRRHAPDAALASVRVVGKRGRGTTEHLLAALEWAVVQRYDVINTSLGSTYLALLGRFKPAVDGVYVAGSILVSACNNLDPDIVEYPAHFASVVSVAHAALPPLALERCARRLVEFRAAGVDVPVAWRDGATAVVTGSSFAAPHVAALVARLRERHPRWNATQVKAALYDIARPMAT, encoded by the coding sequence GTGAGCACGCTCGCGCACGAGTCGGCGGAGCCGCTCGCCGGCCTGACGGGGCGCGGCGTGCGCGTGCTCATCGTCGATTCGGGTGTCGACGACGCGCATCCGGCGCTCGCCGGTGCGGCGGTCGCGCACTTCGCCGTCGACGAGTCGGAGGACGGTCGGAAGCGCGTCGTGCCCGACGCGCCTAACGATCTGGTGGGCCACGGCACCGCCGTCGCGTCGATCGTCAGGCGGCACGCGCCCGACGCGGCGCTCGCGAGCGTGCGCGTCGTCGGGAAGCGCGGGCGCGGCACCACGGAGCATCTGCTCGCGGCGCTCGAGTGGGCCGTCGTGCAGCGCTATGACGTGATCAACACGAGCCTCGGCTCGACGTACCTCGCGCTGCTCGGCCGATTCAAGCCGGCGGTGGACGGCGTGTACGTCGCGGGATCGATCCTCGTGTCGGCGTGCAACAATCTCGATCCAGACATCGTCGAGTACCCGGCCCACTTCGCCTCCGTCGTGTCCGTGGCGCACGCCGCGCTGCCGCCGCTCGCGCTCGAGCGCTGCGCGCGACGGCTCGTGGAGTTCCGCGCCGCGGGCGTGGACGTGCCGGTGGCCTGGCGGGACGGCGCGACGGCGGTCGTCACGGGAAGCAGCTTCGCCGCACCGCACGTCGCCGCGCTCGTGGCGCGGCTGCGCGAGCGGCATCCGCGGTGGAACGCGACGCAGGTGAAGGCCGCGCTGTACGACATCGCGCGACCGATGGCGACATGA
- a CDS encoding RNA polymerase sigma factor — protein MGEPNAAPFIDSADETFFAAVVRVFGALRGASAAVARVDARLGTVAAELARRARRRRARFDLFLREAPPAHAADLALALKAQQGSESALVEIRSRLEPVVLKRIYAYGLGWNEADLVELVFARLWDKLATYRGQSSLRTWGATVSANALKNWMRAADAKPEHVPLEARDGEVRGLEGGWTADGEVMTSERDMQLKRMARALASVASEVLKPEDWELLQQQIVEGRSYAELTVATGRSEVALRKRRFDALKRLRRAVIERYGDRFADDVHEALPRT, from the coding sequence ATGGGCGAGCCTAACGCCGCACCTTTCATCGACTCGGCGGACGAGACCTTCTTCGCGGCCGTCGTGCGCGTGTTCGGCGCGCTGCGCGGCGCGTCCGCCGCCGTCGCACGTGTCGACGCGCGTCTGGGCACGGTGGCGGCCGAACTGGCGCGGCGTGCGCGGCGACGGCGCGCGCGATTCGACCTGTTCTTGCGCGAGGCGCCGCCCGCCCACGCGGCCGATCTCGCGCTCGCGCTCAAGGCGCAGCAGGGAAGCGAGTCGGCGCTCGTCGAGATCCGGAGCCGCCTCGAGCCCGTGGTGCTGAAGCGGATCTACGCCTACGGCCTCGGATGGAACGAGGCCGACCTCGTCGAGCTGGTGTTCGCGCGCCTGTGGGACAAGCTCGCGACGTACCGCGGGCAGTCGTCGCTGAGGACGTGGGGCGCCACCGTGAGCGCGAACGCGCTCAAGAACTGGATGCGCGCGGCCGACGCGAAGCCCGAGCATGTTCCGCTCGAGGCGCGCGACGGCGAGGTGCGCGGCCTCGAGGGCGGCTGGACCGCCGACGGCGAGGTGATGACGAGCGAGCGCGACATGCAGTTGAAGCGCATGGCACGCGCGCTCGCCTCCGTCGCCAGCGAGGTGCTGAAGCCCGAGGACTGGGAGCTACTGCAGCAGCAGATCGTCGAGGGGCGCTCGTACGCGGAGCTGACCGTGGCGACGGGACGCAGCGAGGTCGCGCTGCGCAAGCGTCGCTTCGACGCGCTCAAGAGGCTCCGGCGTGCAGTGATCGAGCGGTACGGTGACCGCTTCGCGGACGACGTGCATGAGGCGCTGCCACGCACGTGA